The DNA segment ACAACGATGGAGAACCCAACTCTTGAGCTTAAAATCATATCAGCCACTGATGTCAGCCATATCGATGCTACGGACAAGGTGGACGTGTACGCTGTCGTTTCAATGAAAGGCGACCATACTCAAACGAAACAAGCAGCCAAAACACCTATTGACTACGATGGTGGTTTCAACCCGACGTGGAATCACACTATTAAGTTCTCCGTCAACGAGAAAGCAGCGTGTGAGGGTCTATTAACCATCTACGTCAAGTTATTTAGCTATTGGCTTGAAGGAGAGAACGACCTTTACTTGGGAGAAGTCAACGTCTCTGTTCAAGAGCTTCTTGCCTCAAATCCACCGTTTGCTAACGGTAACGTCAATAAAATGAAGTTGATAACTTACCCTCTCAGTTTCTTAGGAGAAACAAAACCTAATGCAAAGCTGTCTCTCTCATACCGGTTTAAACCGGTTAAGGATCCCTATCCTTCGACACCGGATTATTTATCACCGTTTAGGCAACCTATATACCCAAACCCAGATCCAACAGGATCATGTCAGCCAGTCATATACTCCCCTCAGTTACAAACCGCCACGGTGACAAAACTAGCCATAGAGCTCGTGATCAAATGCGCCAAGGACATAAAGAAAGTCAACGTCTTCGACGAAATGCATGTATACGCTTCGGTTACAATCCGTGAGGGCAAGAAAAGAGTTAAGCATAGGAGCAATACACCTAAAGCCTTCTCCGCTTATCAAAACCCTAAGTGGGATCACCCCGTCAAGTTTTCACTCGACGAGGCATTAGCTCGAGACGGCCGTTTGTTTCTATTCGTTGAATTAATGAGCCACCGACCGATTTTAGGAGATAAGCATATTGGAGAAGTCAACGTCTCGATTCAggaccttttgagattgagtccTCCGTTAACAAAAGGTGATGGTAACGGCATGATGTTGGTGACCGAGGATGTGTCAACTTCTTCTGGCAAAAAAGGGACATTGAGCTTCACATTTAAGTTTCTTAGGGAACAAGTTAC comes from the Brassica rapa cultivar Chiifu-401-42 chromosome A01, CAAS_Brap_v3.01, whole genome shotgun sequence genome and includes:
- the LOC103870397 gene encoding protein SRC2 homolog, with translation MSSPRLQTTMENPTLELKIISATDVSHIDATDKVDVYAVVSMKGDHTQTKQAAKTPIDYDGGFNPTWNHTIKFSVNEKAACEGLLTIYVKLFSYWLEGENDLYLGEVNVSVQELLASNPPFANGNVNKMKLITYPLSFLGETKPNAKLSLSYRFKPVKDPYPSTPDYLSPFRQPIYPNPDPTGSCQPVIYSPQLQTATVTKLAIELVIKCAKDIKKVNVFDEMHVYASVTIREGKKRVKHRSNTPKAFSAYQNPKWDHPVKFSLDEALARDGRLFLFVELMSHRPILGDKHIGEVNVSIQDLLRLSPPLTKGDGNGMMLVTEDVSTSSGKKGTLSFTFKFLREQVTVPKPSPSINPQPFIMYLPVSHQGASGYVTVHPGAHDGSSNGLVPICMAPPYQPHGYYSPHQPQPHTHQQQQSQLPPEKSQCRPLYDTQPHSYQSYGNQQYSPLEQHPQHQIHMPPQHPTEAQAQTEGARPQVKPQGGTMAAIGLGASVLGRVVAGALISDMMSSEANIYEGAA